A single window of uncultured Pseudodesulfovibrio sp. DNA harbors:
- a CDS encoding ATP-binding protein, which translates to MTPDTRKLIKAHSLSRRAAILQMGLIGVIVLCFSAAIIGFNAYRLKLHLADQTQNISHLARTSLASAVWQVDHATAKDFIDAVFQDEAVVFAQVVTGQEVMAVKTRPQYAEKTFAFFQKNHQFLTSSVEIKKYGDWIGSFRLAVSTERYHQEIGIYVIATLILAMLLIGAISLTSYLFTKKKFFAPLKRIETSAAFIADGDIDAYIDTSAPNELGNLARAIDDMRESLRHLIDDLQEANSKLQNHQNILETNVKERTEELEAKNLSLNAALEEIYNSKKTAEIANRAKSSFLASMSHEIRTPMNAILGMADILWETELSEDQAKYVNVFRTAGESLLEILDDILDLSKIEAGHLKLESTWFSLKDTVDKMCTIINTKAQQKGLLLTCTIPPQIPDRLQGDPTRLRQILLNLLGNAVKFTDSGSVNLSVQTAPGPAEKTTLQFSIADTGMGISGDKLSTIFDSFTQADSSTTREFGGTGLGLAISKQLTQLMDGHIWAESSPGRGSTFHFTACFNTNFKTESNSGERLIQGDEKPLPEANILMMEDSKYNAFVIQTYLKGTQCLLTVIENGKEGFEIFKQGSWDLILMDIQMPLMDGYSTTKAIREWEATQNASPIPIAAMTAHALDEDAKRCLDAGADLHIPKPVKKSTLFNAIRRMIDTQSTDNTGADND; encoded by the coding sequence ATGACCCCGGACACACGCAAGCTGATCAAAGCACACTCTCTCAGCCGCAGGGCCGCCATTTTGCAAATGGGCCTGATCGGCGTCATTGTCCTCTGTTTTTCTGCCGCAATTATTGGGTTCAATGCCTACAGACTCAAGTTACACCTTGCCGACCAAACCCAAAACATTTCCCATCTGGCAAGAACAAGCCTCGCTTCCGCAGTCTGGCAAGTCGATCATGCTACAGCCAAAGACTTTATCGACGCAGTCTTCCAAGATGAAGCAGTGGTGTTTGCACAGGTTGTCACAGGTCAAGAAGTCATGGCGGTCAAAACCCGTCCCCAATATGCTGAAAAAACTTTCGCCTTTTTCCAGAAAAACCATCAATTTCTCACAAGTTCCGTAGAAATCAAAAAATACGGAGACTGGATCGGCTCGTTCCGCCTCGCGGTTTCCACCGAAAGATACCATCAAGAAATCGGTATTTACGTCATCGCCACTCTCATTCTTGCCATGTTGCTTATCGGGGCTATTTCTCTGACTTCATACTTGTTCACAAAGAAAAAATTCTTCGCGCCGCTCAAACGCATTGAGACATCCGCAGCCTTCATTGCAGACGGGGACATTGATGCCTATATCGACACATCCGCCCCCAATGAACTCGGAAATCTGGCGCGAGCCATTGATGATATGCGCGAATCCCTTCGCCACCTCATTGACGACCTCCAGGAAGCCAACTCCAAACTGCAAAATCATCAAAACATTCTGGAAACAAACGTTAAGGAACGTACTGAGGAACTTGAGGCCAAAAACCTTTCTCTAAATGCAGCGCTTGAAGAAATATACAATTCCAAAAAAACTGCTGAAATCGCCAACCGAGCAAAAAGCAGTTTTTTGGCAAGCATGAGTCATGAGATCCGCACACCAATGAATGCAATTCTCGGCATGGCAGACATTCTCTGGGAAACAGAACTCTCTGAAGATCAAGCGAAATACGTCAACGTTTTCCGTACCGCTGGAGAAAGCCTTCTTGAAATCCTTGACGACATTCTCGACCTGTCCAAAATTGAAGCCGGACATTTGAAGTTGGAATCCACATGGTTCTCGCTCAAAGATACCGTGGACAAGATGTGCACAATAATCAATACCAAGGCGCAGCAAAAAGGATTATTGCTCACCTGCACTATCCCCCCACAAATTCCCGACCGACTGCAAGGCGACCCCACACGTCTCAGACAGATACTGCTTAACCTGCTTGGTAACGCCGTTAAATTCACCGATTCCGGTTCCGTAAATCTTTCGGTTCAAACCGCACCCGGTCCTGCAGAAAAAACAACCCTCCAATTCTCCATTGCCGACACGGGGATGGGAATCTCGGGAGATAAACTCTCCACAATCTTCGATTCATTTACCCAAGCAGACAGCTCGACAACCCGTGAGTTTGGCGGCACCGGTCTAGGGTTGGCTATCAGTAAACAGCTAACCCAACTCATGGATGGCCACATCTGGGCAGAAAGTTCGCCGGGACGCGGAAGCACATTCCATTTTACGGCGTGTTTCAACACCAATTTCAAGACTGAATCAAACTCTGGAGAAAGACTGATTCAAGGAGATGAAAAGCCGTTACCCGAAGCAAATATCCTCATGATGGAAGACTCCAAATACAACGCTTTTGTTATCCAGACGTATTTAAAAGGCACACAGTGCCTTCTGACCGTGATAGAAAACGGCAAGGAAGGATTCGAAATCTTCAAACAGGGCAGCTGGGACCTTATCCTTATGGATATCCAAATGCCTTTGATGGACGGCTATTCCACCACAAAAGCCATCCGCGAATGGGAGGCCACACAAAATGCTTCCCCAATTCCCATAGCTGCAATGACAGCGCACGCGTTGGATGAAGATGCCAAACGATGCCTTGACGCTGGGGCTGATCTTCATATTCCCAAACCGGTCAAAAAAAGTACGCTTTTCAACGCCATTCGCCGAATGATAGACACTCAATCAACAGACAACACAGGAGCTGACAATGACTAA
- a CDS encoding glutamine--tRNA ligase/YqeY domain fusion protein: protein MSTKADAPEKGKDFIRQIIEKDNETGKYGSRVHTRFPPEPNGYLHIGHAKSICLNFGVARDYDGKCNLRFDDTNPTKEETEYVDAIREDVEWLGFKWDANPFASDYFERLYFIAELFIKMGKAYVDHQSAEEIRENRGTLKEPGTDSPYRDRTVEENLSLFRAMKAGELADGECILRGKIDMSAANIMLRDPALYRIKRADHHRTGDTWCIYPMYDFTHGLSDAIEGITHSICTLEFENNRPVYDWCVNTLMEGLKQPELFGENAAIYEELAALPGFNQRPWQYEFARLNITGTVLSKRKLIQLVQEGHVSGWDDPRMPTISGFRRRGFTPESIRDFCERIGVAKADSTVEYALLEYCLRQDLNDRAARYMGVVDPVKLVIENYPEDQVDEFEIALHPEYESYGKRKVPFTKELWIERADFMEDPPKKFFRMGPDREVRLRGAYYVLCTGYDTDADGNVTEIRATYDPETKGGWLEGGRKVKGTMHWVSATKGIKAEVRNYSNLFSIENPNAPEEGKTFVDYVAPDSLEVLSECYVEPALAEMQPGTNFQFERTGYFCSDAKDHKPGEKLVFNRTATLRDSWAKIQKQMGK, encoded by the coding sequence ATGAGCACCAAGGCCGATGCCCCGGAAAAGGGCAAAGACTTCATTCGTCAGATCATCGAAAAAGATAACGAAACCGGCAAATATGGAAGCCGGGTGCACACAAGGTTTCCCCCGGAACCCAATGGGTACCTGCATATCGGTCACGCCAAGTCCATCTGCCTGAACTTCGGTGTCGCCCGGGACTACGATGGCAAGTGCAATCTTCGTTTCGACGACACCAATCCTACGAAGGAAGAGACGGAATATGTGGATGCCATTCGCGAAGATGTGGAATGGCTCGGTTTCAAGTGGGATGCCAACCCGTTTGCCTCTGACTACTTCGAAAGACTCTATTTCATCGCCGAACTGTTCATCAAGATGGGCAAGGCATATGTAGACCATCAGTCCGCCGAAGAAATTCGCGAGAACCGAGGCACCCTCAAAGAACCAGGCACCGATTCCCCATACCGTGATCGCACCGTAGAAGAGAACCTTTCCCTGTTCCGAGCCATGAAGGCAGGCGAACTGGCGGATGGCGAATGCATTCTGCGTGGCAAGATCGACATGAGTGCGGCAAATATCATGCTCCGCGACCCAGCCCTGTACCGTATCAAGCGAGCCGACCATCACCGCACCGGCGACACGTGGTGTATATACCCTATGTATGACTTCACCCACGGTCTGTCGGACGCCATCGAAGGGATCACCCACTCCATTTGTACGCTGGAGTTCGAAAACAACCGTCCGGTATACGACTGGTGTGTGAATACCCTCATGGAAGGCCTCAAACAACCTGAACTGTTCGGTGAAAACGCAGCCATCTACGAAGAACTGGCCGCCCTGCCCGGATTCAATCAGCGCCCGTGGCAGTACGAGTTTGCTCGTTTGAACATCACCGGCACAGTGCTCTCCAAGCGCAAACTCATCCAGCTCGTGCAGGAAGGCCATGTCTCTGGATGGGATGACCCCCGTATGCCAACCATTTCCGGTTTTCGCAGACGCGGCTTCACCCCGGAATCCATCCGTGATTTCTGTGAACGCATCGGCGTAGCAAAAGCCGACTCCACGGTAGAATACGCCCTACTGGAATACTGCTTGCGCCAAGATCTGAACGATCGTGCAGCCCGCTATATGGGCGTTGTCGATCCGGTCAAACTTGTCATTGAAAATTATCCCGAAGATCAGGTGGACGAATTTGAAATAGCACTCCACCCGGAATACGAATCCTACGGGAAACGAAAAGTTCCTTTCACCAAAGAATTGTGGATTGAACGTGCCGACTTCATGGAAGACCCGCCGAAGAAATTCTTCCGCATGGGCCCAGATCGTGAAGTTCGTCTCCGTGGAGCCTATTACGTCCTGTGCACAGGATACGACACCGATGCAGACGGCAATGTCACGGAAATCCGCGCCACCTACGACCCCGAAACCAAAGGTGGATGGCTGGAAGGAGGCCGCAAGGTCAAGGGAACAATGCACTGGGTTTCTGCTACCAAAGGCATCAAAGCCGAGGTACGCAACTACTCCAACCTGTTCAGCATAGAAAATCCGAACGCACCGGAAGAAGGCAAAACTTTCGTTGATTACGTTGCCCCGGATTCACTTGAGGTTCTGAGTGAATGTTATGTGGAACCAGCTTTGGCTGAAATGCAGCCGGGCACGAACTTCCAGTTCGAACGCACTGGGTACTTCTGCTCTGACGCCAAGGACCACAAGCCCGGTGAAAAACTGGTCTTCAACCGAACCGCCACCTTGCGCGATTCCTGGGCCAAAATCCAAAAACAGATGGGAAAATAA
- a CDS encoding TetR/AcrR family transcriptional regulator: protein MMSKKEAILKAAQEAFAQLGFTGATVKDVANRADVSFGLVSHYFGSKQELFLAAGFDMADRLVARLTEATANETDGLDAIQRYMTAYFDFTEEHRNRFSILLRCSPFSHMETGLDAEKVAEKFSIFIDELKRCVSLGIKDGSIRDLPLEETALIIYGNIVGSVRTSLLTPYESGNIFAETIKHVMRSLRNSPSQDGC, encoded by the coding sequence ATGATGTCCAAGAAGGAAGCCATACTCAAAGCCGCCCAGGAAGCCTTTGCTCAACTGGGATTCACCGGTGCCACCGTCAAAGACGTAGCGAATCGTGCTGATGTCTCTTTCGGACTGGTTTCCCATTACTTCGGCAGCAAGCAGGAGCTTTTTCTCGCCGCAGGCTTTGACATGGCTGACAGGTTGGTGGCTCGGCTGACAGAAGCCACGGCGAATGAGACCGACGGCCTTGACGCCATTCAACGGTACATGACTGCATATTTCGATTTCACCGAGGAGCATCGGAATCGTTTCTCCATTCTTCTGCGGTGTTCCCCCTTCAGTCACATGGAAACCGGCCTTGATGCCGAAAAAGTGGCTGAAAAGTTCAGCATCTTTATTGATGAACTGAAACGCTGTGTATCCCTTGGCATTAAAGACGGATCGATCCGTGATCTTCCTCTCGAGGAAACTGCGTTGATCATCTACGGCAACATTGTCGGCTCCGTCCGTACCAGTCTCTTGACTCCCTATGAGTCTGGAAACATTTTTGCCGAAACTATCAAACACGTGATGCGCAGCCTGAGAAACAGCCCCAGTCAGGATGGCTGTTGA
- a CDS encoding transporter substrate-binding domain-containing protein produces the protein MTCILLLSALPCFADETFHEKKEVIVVVSHYPPWKIIEEDNFKGIDIELTRTLLLEVGYTPRFIGCPWIRGIKMLENGEADLISGILKRSDREKTMTFLEPPYKTKSSKAFFIHKNGMDITNYEDLDGKILGVQRGTKYFERFDNDITLNKQIIHNNELNFKKLATGRINALIITESIGDYLVAKMNLANSVRKASFRHDKSIPVYFAISKKSRLALIADELTAATKRLKENGEFDDIINSFFKKLHNPH, from the coding sequence GTGACATGCATTCTTCTCCTTTCAGCACTGCCATGTTTCGCGGATGAAACATTTCATGAAAAAAAAGAAGTCATTGTTGTTGTGAGTCACTATCCTCCATGGAAAATCATCGAAGAAGACAACTTCAAGGGGATCGATATCGAATTAACAAGGACCTTGCTTCTTGAAGTCGGATATACGCCGCGCTTCATCGGCTGCCCCTGGATTCGCGGCATAAAAATGCTTGAAAATGGTGAGGCTGATCTTATCAGCGGCATTCTCAAACGATCTGACCGCGAAAAAACCATGACTTTTCTTGAACCTCCATACAAAACAAAATCAAGCAAGGCCTTCTTCATCCACAAGAACGGAATGGATATAACTAACTATGAAGATCTCGACGGGAAAATTCTCGGCGTCCAACGAGGTACCAAGTATTTTGAACGGTTCGACAACGACATCACATTGAACAAACAAATCATCCACAACAACGAACTCAACTTCAAAAAGCTTGCGACAGGCCGAATTAACGCTCTCATTATAACAGAAAGCATCGGCGATTATCTTGTTGCAAAAATGAACCTGGCAAACTCCGTAAGGAAAGCCTCATTTCGCCATGATAAATCCATTCCGGTATATTTCGCCATTTCCAAAAAATCCCGACTGGCTCTCATCGCCGATGAACTCACGGCCGCCACAAAACGACTCAAAGAAAACGGAGAGTTTGACGACATCATCAATTCATTCTTCAAAAAGCTGCACAATCCCCACTAG
- a CDS encoding nitroreductase family protein, whose protein sequence is MPLFTINSEKCIKDGLCAAECPAGCIVFENGALPVPHEKKQAYCLECGHCVAVCPTGAIVLERFPTEAVRQRKDLRISQAQGEQFLRARRSVRSFEETPVSRAMLTSLLQTAEYCPSAHNARPTRWAVADSPEKVALVANSVVDWMRREAEGDTAVSGRLHLPGIVRAWDNGLDLVCRNAPALAVAYGPQKGIMPREDAVIAVSYLDLAASLAGLGGCWCGYVIAAAMYDQKVTALLGVPEECAVYGALLLGRPVRKSSFVPPRPKPDVRWL, encoded by the coding sequence ATGCCTTTGTTCACAATAAATTCTGAGAAATGTATAAAGGACGGACTCTGTGCCGCCGAATGTCCTGCCGGGTGTATTGTCTTTGAAAATGGGGCATTGCCGGTGCCGCACGAAAAGAAACAGGCATATTGTCTGGAGTGTGGGCATTGTGTTGCAGTGTGTCCTACCGGGGCGATTGTGTTGGAAAGATTTCCGACAGAAGCTGTGCGGCAGAGAAAGGATCTGCGGATATCTCAGGCGCAAGGCGAACAGTTTCTCAGGGCGCGTCGATCCGTACGCTCCTTCGAGGAGACCCCTGTGAGCCGGGCAATGCTTACATCCTTGCTTCAGACTGCTGAATACTGTCCATCAGCTCACAATGCCCGACCAACTCGGTGGGCAGTGGCGGATTCTCCTGAGAAAGTCGCATTGGTCGCCAATTCCGTGGTGGATTGGATGCGGAGAGAGGCAGAAGGGGATACTGCGGTCTCAGGCAGGTTGCATTTACCCGGTATTGTTCGTGCGTGGGACAATGGTCTCGATCTTGTTTGTCGGAATGCCCCAGCTCTTGCCGTAGCGTATGGTCCGCAAAAGGGAATTATGCCGCGTGAGGATGCCGTCATCGCTGTTTCCTATCTGGATTTGGCTGCTTCCTTGGCCGGACTTGGTGGGTGCTGGTGTGGGTATGTGATTGCGGCAGCGATGTATGATCAAAAAGTGACCGCCCTCCTTGGCGTGCCGGAAGAGTGTGCTGTGTATGGTGCATTGCTTCTTGGCAGACCGGTCAGAAAATCGTCGTTTGTTCCTCCAAGGCCAAAGCCTGATGTGCGCTGGCTTTAA
- a CDS encoding rhodanese-like domain-containing protein: MQTHSYTFPLLAVLMAAALLCPITPVHAQEDFPLRPYYPEVTPITTDKLMAEYDTTVIVDIRSRLEYEVARINKAILLPLTQEDFSNKLEEVRPKHSAKPMAFYCNGHSCAKSYQAAQLALSLGFENVFVYDGGIFDWITAAPEKGTLMGETPARADRIIDAEKFLRHQISYDEFSAASKEPNTVVIDIRDPFQRDCGPRIDDVRNIPLDPLLDLVTSRIWTEKKLLFFDAVGKQVRWLQYFLNAYDYFDYAFLEGGMRAIANDPTKIKPVIETDQTVITSQSMLLKLTADQRLDNADRKVISYLLANIKFNNYVVIDINDVSRDTGISSSLLTNSMKKLTTFGYATHAIMQGMLIAQVDPRLAWKGDPDSPLWNHKVKEFDAAIQQ, from the coding sequence ATGCAAACGCACTCGTACACATTCCCACTCCTCGCGGTTTTAATGGCCGCGGCACTCCTGTGCCCAATTACACCGGTCCATGCTCAGGAAGACTTCCCGTTGCGCCCATATTACCCGGAAGTTACCCCCATCACGACGGACAAACTTATGGCAGAGTATGACACCACCGTGATTGTCGACATTCGATCTCGGCTGGAATATGAGGTTGCTCGCATCAACAAGGCGATCCTTCTCCCTCTCACACAGGAAGATTTTTCCAACAAACTTGAAGAAGTCCGTCCAAAACACAGCGCAAAACCAATGGCCTTTTATTGCAACGGTCATTCCTGCGCCAAAAGCTATCAGGCAGCCCAACTCGCTCTTTCCCTCGGATTCGAAAACGTTTTCGTGTATGATGGAGGCATTTTCGACTGGATTACCGCCGCCCCGGAAAAAGGAACCCTCATGGGGGAAACCCCAGCCCGTGCAGACCGTATTATTGATGCCGAAAAATTCCTCCGACATCAGATTTCCTATGACGAATTCTCAGCCGCCTCCAAAGAACCAAATACAGTTGTCATTGATATCCGTGACCCGTTTCAGCGTGACTGCGGCCCCAGAATCGACGACGTTCGCAATATCCCGCTGGATCCGCTCCTCGATTTGGTGACGTCCCGTATCTGGACAGAAAAAAAACTCCTCTTTTTTGACGCCGTCGGTAAACAAGTCCGTTGGTTACAATACTTTCTCAACGCCTATGACTATTTTGATTACGCATTTCTTGAAGGTGGGATGCGTGCCATTGCCAACGATCCCACCAAGATCAAACCCGTCATAGAAACTGACCAAACAGTTATCACCAGCCAATCCATGCTTCTCAAGTTGACAGCTGATCAACGGCTGGACAACGCTGATCGCAAAGTCATCAGCTATCTGCTTGCCAACATCAAATTCAACAATTACGTGGTCATCGACATCAACGATGTCAGTCGAGATACAGGGATCAGCTCATCACTGCTCACCAATTCAATGAAAAAACTGACCACTTTCGGTTATGCAACACACGCGATAATGCAAGGGATGCTCATAGCACAGGTGGACCCACGTCTGGCCTGGAAAGGCGACCCCGACAGCCCTCTCTGGAATCACAAGGTCAAGGAATTCGATGCAGCCATTCAACAATAA
- a CDS encoding YqiA/YcfP family alpha/beta fold hydrolase, which translates to MTKPTLIWCHGSLSHPWGAKSSALAETAKELGLTMEAPDFQDLEKADERVERLVEHMKKLDGPAVLVGSSMGGYVATAAAKQIKTKGLFLLAPAFYLQGYALHVFTNLPKKLTVIHGWADDVIPVDNSLRFAKTHKADLHVFNDTHRLEGSTDRLCAIFKRFLTTVIA; encoded by the coding sequence ATGACTAAACCGACCCTCATCTGGTGCCATGGTTCTCTCAGTCACCCCTGGGGAGCCAAAAGCAGTGCTCTAGCCGAAACAGCCAAAGAATTAGGACTGACCATGGAGGCCCCGGACTTTCAAGACCTGGAAAAGGCAGACGAAAGAGTTGAACGCCTTGTGGAGCACATGAAAAAACTTGATGGCCCAGCCGTTCTCGTTGGATCAAGCATGGGTGGATATGTAGCGACAGCAGCAGCCAAACAAATAAAAACCAAAGGTCTTTTTCTCTTGGCCCCAGCCTTCTATCTACAAGGATATGCTCTACACGTCTTCACGAACCTGCCCAAAAAACTTACCGTTATTCACGGATGGGCCGATGATGTTATCCCTGTTGACAATTCTTTGCGCTTTGCCAAAACCCACAAGGCGGATCTTCACGTCTTTAATGATACTCACCGGTTGGAAGGCAGCACGGACAGACTGTGCGCTATATTCAAACGTTTCCTGACAACTGTCATAGCTTAA
- a CDS encoding phage regulatory CII family protein, producing the protein MFDKNVTKVVQDCILDSGIQAKVVAKKINKPYSTLMREINPFDVSAKLGAETLLEIMKVTHDIRPLKYMATEMGFNLDGCNA; encoded by the coding sequence ATGTTTGACAAGAACGTGACCAAGGTGGTTCAGGACTGTATCCTCGACAGCGGTATTCAAGCCAAGGTTGTGGCAAAAAAAATCAACAAGCCATACTCCACACTCATGCGTGAGATTAATCCCTTCGATGTCAGTGCCAAACTGGGCGCAGAAACCTTGCTGGAAATCATGAAGGTAACACACGACATTCGCCCTTTGAAATATATGGCCACGGAAATGGGTTTCAATCTGGATGGCTGTAACGCATAA
- a CDS encoding transporter substrate-binding domain-containing protein: MLHNRSFLWCIVAFVAANAMVGIAHARDITIGIGFSLPPYVIKEEHAGLEVDIIRESFAAVGMNAQFMYLPKLRLPVAFADNLVDCVAANATYDMTSESGVEAFDSAVTLAYQNYAMTMKSSGFNIQSINDLNDKIVLSFNNAIKYLGSEYAAMAAQNAHYSELADQSLQVRMLYSGRAQVVVSDKRIFLYWRKKLLSGPASEDIDIKQDVQFFSIFPPSPRNLSFKDRELCDAFNRGLRSLHKNGAYDVIVQRYAGIELD; encoded by the coding sequence ATGCTGCACAATCGTTCGTTTTTATGGTGTATTGTTGCATTTGTTGCGGCCAATGCAATGGTTGGGATCGCGCATGCCCGTGATATTACCATTGGTATCGGGTTTTCCCTACCTCCTTATGTGATCAAAGAGGAACATGCAGGTCTGGAGGTTGATATTATTCGTGAGTCGTTTGCAGCAGTCGGTATGAATGCACAATTCATGTATTTACCGAAATTGCGACTTCCGGTCGCCTTTGCGGATAATCTCGTTGATTGTGTGGCGGCCAATGCTACATACGATATGACCTCCGAGTCTGGGGTGGAAGCCTTTGATTCGGCTGTGACTCTTGCCTACCAAAATTATGCAATGACCATGAAAAGTTCAGGGTTCAACATTCAATCCATTAATGATCTTAATGATAAAATTGTGTTGAGTTTTAATAATGCAATCAAATACCTTGGTTCTGAATATGCTGCCATGGCTGCCCAAAATGCGCATTATAGTGAATTAGCTGATCAATCATTGCAGGTCCGTATGTTGTATTCTGGCAGAGCTCAGGTGGTGGTGTCGGACAAACGAATATTTCTCTACTGGCGCAAAAAGTTGCTCAGTGGTCCTGCGTCTGAAGATATTGACATAAAACAGGATGTTCAATTTTTTTCGATATTTCCCCCCTCTCCACGCAACCTTTCCTTTAAGGATCGTGAACTTTGTGATGCCTTTAATCGTGGATTAAGGTCGTTGCATAAAAACGGTGCATATGACGTGATTGTTCAACGGTATGCAGGAATTGAGTTGGATTAG